From Lewinellaceae bacterium:
AAGGGGAGCGCTAAAAATATTGTCAAATACTTTATTCCGATGTAATTCATAGTTGGCCAGAAATAAGAAGGAAGCTTCCAACCATTGTAGATTGAAAGCTCCCCTTCATTTATCGAATGATAATTAACTTTTGGGGTTCAAGGCTTATGCCATGGCCTCTTATTGTGCAGTAATAAATTCCTGCGGGAAGTTGGCTGGTGTCGATGAGAAAAACTGCTTTGCCTACCTCCAATTGTTTTTCCAATTGAACCTGCCCCCTTAAGTTAAAAGCAGAGAAGAAGCCCCCTTTGCCAAGGGGTTCTAGCAAACGGACAGATAGTTCATCCTTTGCCGGGTTGGGGATCAGTTGGAAGCTTGAAAGAATTTCTGGTTGGTGGATAACTGCCGGCCTCTCCTCCGGTTCAGAACTACACAGTTCTTCATCCTCATATTTAACCAGTGGGTCAATAAGGCTGTATAGGCTCCGGGCCTTAAACACAGCATCGCCGCCCGACAAAGGGCATTGGTTGGCGAACGCCCATAGGGCTGTTATCTGGGCTTCAGTGAAAGTATCAACGCCTATAGCTACCGTTTCCAGGAACAAAGCATTGACGTCCTGCTCGTTAACTTCAAATACTTCACTGGCTGAAATAGCAGTATTGTCCGTTTCCGCCTGTTCCAGAAAATCTTCCCGGTACAGTTGAATGGCTTCCATTTGATCTTCTCCCTGTTGGCGCAGGTAGGACAGGCTATCCAGCAGGCCCTGATGTTTAGCCAGCAGGGCTGCCGTATCTATTTCGATACCAAAATTGAACTGCCAGTCCACCCAATGCAGGCTGTCCAACTTGCTTTCCATTTCGCTTTGCACAGAATCCAGGGCCGCCGTTGTGTGTTCTCCAAGAGTAAAAGCCGTATTGAGCGTGGTATCCACTAATGAGAAATCTTCCACGGTTGTACTTTCATACTCTTCCAGGAAATCTTCTTCCCAGGATTCCAAGGCTTCTTCTCCTTTTTTCAGCAGGCGGTAGTAAAGGTGGCGTTGCCCTGTCCATTTTAAGGCATCCTCAAATTCGGGAGATTCAAAGCTTCCGTCGGCTGGCTTTTGCGATAACGTTGATTCCATAATCGATGTATCAATTTCCAGAGCAGTTTTGGATAGGTATCTGCGCTTATGGGCCGCCTGCTGTACAAGGCTTTCGAACGCTCCTGTCCTTACTTTTTTGCGGCCAAAAAAGTAACAAAAAACCCTTCCGCCTGACGCAGCTTCGGCTAAAACTGCCTTCCATTCCGCTGCACTCCGCAAACTCGCTTTGGCCGTTTGTTCGTTGCTCTATTTGTTTCGCCAACCTGGAGTTTACAGCCTTTTCAATAGGCTTCGCCGCTCAGGCAGTACGGAGTGCGGGCGCTCCATTACAGGCAATTTCTTAACGCCGAACCTGCTAAGGGCGGGGGTAAACGCCGGGCCACCCTGATTTCGCCGTTTACCATCCGCCACCCACCACCAGCTTCCCCCCTCTTACCAACTCCCCCTCTAAAAATACACTATAAAAATATAAACCAAGGGGCACATCGCCCACTTCCAGCCGAAACTCCCGACTGCCCACTCCCAGTACCTCCTCCAGCGCCACCTGCCCCAGCCCATTGTACAACACCACCCGCCCGGGCCGCCGCAGGGCCTGCTCGAACACTACCTTGACATAACCGGGCGCGGGGTTGGGGAAGAGGTAGGCTTTTTGGCGGGTAGGCGGATCTTGCTCTTTACTAGAGACAATCGGCTCGCAGGGGGGCGGTGGATCTTCCCCCTCTACTAAGGGGCCGAGGCGGTAGTTGGGGAAATGGGGGAGGGAGCGGGCATGATTGAACGGTAACTGAACAGCATGCTGCTCAAAGTTGCAGGCCAGGCCGGGTTCGTCCGGGTTGTGGATGACGTGTAAGACGTCGACGGTTGCGAAAGAGTTGATGTAGATCTTACAATCGGGAGCGAGTTGGGCATTAAAAAATTTAGTAGGAAAAGGAGATTGATAGCCGTCGTATTCAGCAACCGTAATGCGGGATGCTTCAATATCTGCCGCTAGTAAATCAAACTGGTAAACGAAATCTTCAGAACAGACGTATAAATACCTGGAATTTGGCGATACGGCCACTCCTCCTGTAAATGCTCCGTCGTCAATAGCAATGAACCTGAAATTGCTGAGTTGTCCGGTGTTTCGGCCGAAATCGAATATGAAGAGGCCATCCGCCGGCGTATACCGGATGTATTTGGTTCCATCAGGAGAGAAAACCGCCTGGCCTCCGCCTTCTCCCTGTTTAACGGTTGGGTTTCCGATTTGCTGTTCTGATAAATTTCCTATGCCGTTTTCTGTCAGCTCAAAATAATAATATTTATTTGACAAGTACTGAGGTACTATTACCCACCAGTCTGCGCCATTGCTTTGTTTAACGGCTGTTAGTTGACCCATACTCAGGCTATCAACAATTGCTATTTCATTTTTTAATATTATTTCTATCTCATCTGCTGGCCCACCTTTTATTTTAGAAAATTGTAATTGAGTGGTCATCGCATCTACCTGAGGCCCTTCTAAATATTCTAAATGCGTATAGAATAGATAGTATTCAT
This genomic window contains:
- a CDS encoding T9SS type A sorting domain-containing protein, producing the protein MESTLSQKPADGSFESPEFEDALKWTGQRHLYYRLLKKGEEALESWEEDFLEEYESTTVEDFSLVDTTLNTAFTLGEHTTAALDSVQSEMESKLDSLHWVDWQFNFGIEIDTAALLAKHQGLLDSLSYLRQQGEDQMEAIQLYREDFLEQAETDNTAISASEVFEVNEQDVNALFLETVAIGVDTFTEAQITALWAFANQCPLSGGDAVFKARSLYSLIDPLVKYEDEELCSSEPEERPAVIHQPEILSSFQLIPNPAKDELSVRLLEPLGKGGFFSAFNLRGQVQLEKQLEVGKAVFLIDTSQLPAGIYYCTIRGHGISLEPQKLIIIR